GAAGTTCAAAAGATTATTGGCAAGGTACTCTCATCAGACAAGATTTCAATAGgtcaaaagtttcattccAACTTGATACACGCCAACACCAAGACTTTTTCAtaggaaacaaagaaatattaaGTTGGATATGAAGAAACAAAGATGGCAACCGATGTAATTTGCTCGACTTTTATGCGAAAGCCAACAAACATGGAGCAAAGGAAGGATCATAGTCAAAGCAGGCCACCTACCCCAACACTTCAATAATACTTTTCAAGCTATTCGACTCGTACGTTACAAAGACTCGGCAATTTCATGAGTTTAAAAGTAAGATCAGTGAAATTCTAATGATCTCACCTTCAAGGCCTGGCCAGCTAAGATGATGAATCCCACATTAATCATGAAAAGATTGACATACTGCAATCCCCATGTAAGAGCATAAGCCCTCCTACCTGCAGGAAGAAAGCCATAAGAAAGGGGTAATGAAAAGGAGGCAAAGCAAGAACTCCCTTAGTTTGGTCTCTTCTCATACCATATACAAAGCCTGCTAGATCTCTGTATCTGATATGTCTCTTCCCACCAAGTTCATGGAGCTTGGCAATAAGAGTATTTGCATATAATGAAATGGCTGTGGCTGCAATTAATCCAACTACTCCAGATATCCAACCCAGAGGAACCATTATAGTACCCGAGTATCCCAGAACATAAGCACTGTTGATACCAGTGGTAAGAACAAAACCTACTTGAAACCATGAATCTGGGAATTGCAAAAACCAACCAAGTTAGCTCAAAGAGGGTCTATAGAGGGCAAACCCCTAATCTTAAGATCAAGTTTAAGgaaaatttcattgaaatcTAAACAACCAATGTCAGACGAACAAGAAATTGAAGTTTATCCTCTAAGAAATGAACATCAACTTCGTTTGACCATAGTCGTTCTTTAATTTCACAAAAGGGCATCCTAAAAGAGCCGAAGGAATCAAAATCCAGAAACAGAAAGACCCACATCAGAAAAGCTAAAAATGAAGACGAAAACGAAGAAAAACGAACCACTGCTGATCTGATGGGCAGTTTCCGGTACATCAACCTCCAGTTTTTCCACATCGGCGTCATTGGTCCGTGCCATTAGCGGGTGTTCCTCCTGCGTCCGGCGTTTAGCCGCGAGGGATCCGCTATCTGCCCCCCGCTCTTCGTATATGCAAGTCAAATCCAGGAGGGCGCCGTTGTGGTGTGGCTCTGCTGCACGTTGTTGTtcccaaaaatcaaaataagcaCAAATTCCGTATTAAATATTCTACCATTTCTGCAAATCTAAATTCAACATACAAATATGTCAGTCTCTGCTTGCTTCCCCTGTTTTTCTCACAATTCACACATCAACTAGGCGCTGGCGGGTATGATGTCGGCCGCAAATTCTTGCACGACCCAAGAACGAAAAACAAAGAACGAAGAAGAATCTCCGTCAATGGACTAAAATTTCCCCGATTTCAAGTGGGAATTCAAAGGCAGCGGCCTCTTTAATATCTTCGTCGACGATAACTATTCCcttttctcattaaaaaaacgtacaaaaattattttttatattcctcCTCTCTACACCTTACAAATTTTCACAACTAGATTCCCATTTTATGCTATTATATGCTTTTCAGCAACTGCTGATTGAAATATgcatgaaatatttgaattttgtgaatggcaaaaaaataaaaagcttaATATAAAAACACTATAGTCCAACCACGACTCTTTCTCTTCACATTtgtattttagattaaaaaaaaacatattcaacTTGACTTTAAtcctttttaataattcaacttCCTTTTCAATATGAACATATGAACATACTATAATAcctgaatttgaatttatggTCAGATCCGATTGAATTCTTCAGATTCAGTTGATTGAGTTTGATCCTCTAAAACTTCGAACTATTGATCCAAAACTTCGAACCATTGACATGTTTTAAACGGTCAGAACTAAGAACTAAAAAAGTGAgttgtaaatttaaatttagtaggtaagttttttattgtttttctttctaaattttatgtaaattaattgatttctATATTTGGGAAATGGTTAGGATAAAAAACAAGAGGATacataaaaggaaataaaattacaaatataaaggcaaaataaattatttattctaaaatcaaataattgatTATATGCGGtttccaaaaaataatattatatatataatccgCCAAgagatattattaatttaaaatcaaaatttaaaaaaaaaaacagtttttCTTTTGGTCCATTGATGGCAGTCCAAAATGTCACATTTGGAAAGGGACAGATGGTCCCACTTAATTGGCATCAGTTCTTCAGTTGCCTAAATCTTTTTCCcattatacaaaatatatatttgttttaaaatattttaataatatttttcgaCTTTtacaaacatttaaaattcatttattttcaccTTAGCACATACCACacatgacatgaaatatatatatatatatatatatatatatatatatcgacGTGTTTGCCTTCTACTTTATatctatattttctttgtaatttaaaaaaggatttcaaatttaattagacGGTTGTCAAAACACCTTTATTAGTGATAAGAAGATGTGAATAATTGTTGACGAGACTTTTTGattttaatgtattataaattaatagataCTCTAATCAtgtttaaaatgaattactttacccatataaattaaaataataataataatatatataatattcataaGAAGTCAAACAATAGTAACGTAACCATTAAAATGACTTTATGCTCCATTATGAAAAAAGAATCTTTTTAGCGAACCATtcgattaaaaataaaaataaaaattcgaTTCCAATGCTTTTTCATTAAATCGTGATATCATATCAATAAtataaagattatttttactattattcaattatttaaaatatatattttaaattaaaaaaatcacccaatttaaaattttcaaaaaaagtataatataaagcattcaaatcttttaactcaaaagtcaaaagtttaataaaatatgtgtaaacacatttttataataaaataatttcaaagttgaataattaatgttttaaatgttgataaatatatataattttaaaagtttatttttttaatggtgtTTTTGAAAAGGTGTCCATTTTCaatgagttttaaaatatctttaaaaaaaaaatcttttaacaataaaacaatctaaaataattttcactAGATTAATGatgtgtttttaaaaaataaaaattaaaaaaatgagatatgttttaaagaatcaaaatacaatattaatttaattacctTATTTTCGTATTTAATCAAAATACAATATTATTTGTTCTTAGAGACTGTTGTAGTCAATGACTCTTAAtggtttaattaattgaatgtTGTTTGATTGACGCTATCCTATTCCAATTAAtgcaattaaattttttaatttttgtggttATTATAAGTGCACATAATGCTTAATGATGATATAAGGCCACTAAGTGACGACAGAGAAATTTGATAGAATTCTTTGAGAGAAAAGACTTTGAACAACTGTGAACGAATacttatttgatttttctatACCTTCCACCAATGCCAACGTACATTCTTTGTTACCATTCATTATCCAAAAATCATGCatctatttaattatgaactaaTGAATCTATTCATATATCTATTATCTACTAGTGATCGCTTCTACACATCATGTATCTAGTGACCCTTGAGACGACTAATTGGGCATCTTTGGTTGTCGGCTTAAAATCCTAATGTCTTGGATGAGACGGTCAAGATTGAGGTGTGATGATCCACCGGGGCTCACGCTTCGTTTACCCAAATTAGCCATTTCAGCAGCCGATCTCATGAATTCCTCTTTTCTATACACCATGAGTTCATTCACCATTTTCGCCACTGTTTCTCTGTCGCACAAATCCTTCATGTCCAGACCCAACTTCCACACATTGCTCACAAATCGACTGTTCACTTGCTGATCGAATGCATTCGACCAACAAATCATCGGCTTCCCTGCCACTATGCTCTCCAAGCTCGAATTCCAACCGCTGTGGGTCAAAAATCCTCCGACCGCTTCGTGGGAAAGAACTTTCTCTTGCGGCGCCCATCCCACCATGTACCCTCTCTGTCTCGTCCCCTCTTCCAACTCCGCCGGGATTTCGACATCCCCATTTTTGCCCCTCACGAGGTCCGGCCGCACAACCCACAAAAACCTCCTTCCGCTATCGATCAACCCATGCCAAAACTCCATCAGCTCGTGATCACCCATTACCGTAGTGCTTCCGAAACTGACGTAAATCACGGATCCCGGCGGCTGATTGTCAAGCCACGGCAAACAGCTCTGGTCGACCTCCCGCATACTGTTCAACGACTCTGTTTCTTCGTTGGCGAGTTTGGCTTTGAGAAGGGCATGAAGGGGTCCAATGGGGTAGATTGTGGAGTGTAAAGTTCGAAACTTTGAGAGAATGGGTCCTTCCAAATCTTCGAATGAGTTCAAAATGAGAGCGTCGAATTTTGTGCTTCGTATCGACTGATTCACGACGAATTGCAGAACTGGGTCATTATTTGGGTCAGCGGCTCGGCAGAAGCCAGGCAGATCCCTGCATCTGAGAAGATTCTCCATACCTGGAATCTTATCTATGATCCTATCCATATCTTCCTCCCCTGCAATTTTCACATGTTTGATTTAAGATATAGCTCAAATAATTAAGATGTGATCGAAGGATTATAACAGAGTACCTTTAATAGGAAGTTGGCCGTGTTGGATGAGATTAGGAATGGAGAGAGTGGCCCAGGAAGAACAAGCACTCAAAGAACGGAAACAAAAGATGGGGACTTTAACGAAATCGTCGTTGATATCAACAAGGAAGCTGAAGAAGCCGTCGAGGATGAGGCAGGTGAGATTTGGGGTGAAATGGGAGGAGGCCAGCATGTCTCTGAAGAGGGGCTTGATTACGGATATGAAGGAGGATAACATGTCAGGGAGGTGTTGGGAGAAGGTGCGAGGGTCGGAGTCGGGGAGGCCGTCGGCGATGGTTTGGAATTGGAAGGTCGGAAAGCGAGAGAAGCGAAGGAGGACGTCGGAGTGGAGGGTGAGTTGGCGGTGGGAGTGTTCGGTGGTGAGGAATGTGACTGGAATGGCGGCTAGAGAAAGGAGCTCGGCCAGCTTGAGCATAGGGTTGATGTGGCCTTGGGCGGGGGCCGGGAAGAGAAGAACATGAGGGTTTGTTTGTGTTTCCATGGCAATTGACATTGGAAATTGGATGACTCTGTTAGGGATTGTGGTCGGATTTTATTGGGATGGGGAAGGTGGAAGGCggccctttctttttcttttttttgttttgtagttAGAATATTCAATGTAAGCAATTATAGGTGGAGGAAACTTGTTACTTTGTTCAAAGGAAGCATTATTGTGAGCGAGTTAAATTATGCACCAAGTGTACTTTGTTAAACAAATGCACAAATGACTCTTACACGCATGCTACAAATCACCCTCAATAATATCAGCTCTCTGCTGTTGTCTATTGGCTCAGCAATCTAATGTCTTGGACGAGACGGTCAAAATCAGCATACGACGATCCACCAGGGCTCACACTTCGTTTAGCCAAATTAGCCATTTCCGCCGCGGATCTCATGAATTCCTCTTTTGGATCCACCAAAAGCTCGTTCACCATTTTCGCCACGGTTCCTCTATCGCACACATCCTTCATATCCAACCCCAATTTCCACACATTGCTCACAAATCTACTGTTCACCAGCTGATCCGAAATATAAGACCAACAGATCATTGGCTTCCCCGCTACCACGCTCTCCAAAGTGGAGTTCCAACCACTATGCGTCAAAAACCCTCCAACGGCTTCGTGGGCAAGCACTTCCTCTTGCGGCGCCCAACCCACCGTGTACCCTCTCTTTCTCGTCCCCTCCTCCAACTCCGCCGGAATTTCAACGTCCCCATTTTTGCCCCTCACCAGGTCTGGCCTTATAACCCACAAAAAATTCCTCCCACTTTCCACCAACCCATGCCAAAACTCCATGAACTGCTCCCTTCCCATTACCGTAATGCTTCCAAAACTGACATAAATCACGGATCCCGCCGGCTGATTGTCCAGCCATTTCAAACAACTCCGGTCCACCTCCCACAGATTGTTCAAACACTCTGTTTCATTGGGGAGTTTGGCTTTGAGAAGGGCGTGAAGGGGTCCAATGGCGTAGAGATTGGGACACAGAGTACGAATCTTTTCGAGAATGGGTCCTTCCAAATCTTCGAATGAGTTGAAGATAACAGAGTGAAATTCAGAGCTtcgttgggtttgtttgatATTGAATTGCAGAACAGAGTCGTTCATGTCTGTAACCCGACAGGCACTTGGGAGGTCTCTGCATCTCAGAACATTCTCCATTCCTGGTACGTTTGTCAACACTCTGTCCATGTCTTCCTCTCCTGTAATTTCAACACATAAAACAGAGttcaagaaacaaataaacatttatttccAATTCGCAATGGGTCGAAGAAGAAACCTCGAATAGGAAGCTGTCCATCTTGAATGAGATcatgaacacaaaaataagTCCAAACAGAGCAAGCACTGAGTAGACGGAAACCAAAAATGGGTATCTTAATTTCAGCATCGTCCGCATCAACAAGAAACTTAAAGAACCCATCGAGTATAACGCAAGTGAGATCGGACCCAAAATGTCCGGAAACGAGAAAGTCTCTGAGAATGGGCTTGGTGACGGTTTCGAATGAAGTGATGAAGTCGGCGCAGTAGTCGAAGGTCCGAGGGTGGTCGGGGGGAAGGCCGTCGGTGATGGTTAGGAAGCGGAAGGCGGGAAAGCGGGAGAAGCGGGAGAGGACGTCGGAGTGGAGAGTGAGGTGGCGGTGGGAGTGAGGCGTGTTGAGGAAAGTGACGGTGATGCCGGCGAGTGAAAGAAGCTCGGCGAGCTTGAGCATGGGGTTGATATGGCCTTGAAATGGCAGTGGAAAGATCAGAACGTGGGGAATTTGTGTGTGTGATTCTCCTTCCATCGTGTTCATGTGATTACTCAAAACaccaaatttgatttaaataatgttttttgtTCACTAATTAAATAGCTGTAAGATGcctgaataaaaataaaatgcttcAGAATAacatcaaaaatcaaaatttcatattatttttaaaaaatttcacaattgtagtcattttatttttatttaattaataaaactttaaattttagattttttaatttatatcaccaaacaaattttggtaaaaagaaaatcagttgaacaaataatcaaattataattaatttaataggATTGAGGTGCataaataattgtattaatttaatatatttaataacaatttattttgtttttatgttatatgggtaaatttttgttaaaaatcaATGTTatttgcatttattttatataaattaattgattttaaattttttactataatattaaaaatatataaatttacaattttactgcatttttaattgaataaatataaccttttcattattattaagtaataattagtaaataatttttttacaaaaagaattaataatttaaataaataaatgattagattaccggtaaaaaagatttaaggAATCAAACCATGTTcaatcatattaatttataatataagaatACTTTATTGtattagaataaataatataattgtttttaatatattggGAAGAATtatagatttaatttaaatttatgttgtaaaaattaaataataataaaaataaaaaacaaacataaaatgacaaattaaaaaaaaaaacgcatcaatttttaagaatacaaaaaaatttcattccatgggaaaaaaataacgaggaaaaacttataattttttcgAAGGTGAAAAATGTGTCGGAGATGGAAAAAGATTATTACGAATGTTTCATTATTCGTACACTATGACAGTTAACGACTATTTTGGTTAAAGTATCTAAAACTTTAAGTATTTTCAATAACTTTTTACGATAGATCTGTTGTGATGTCACcaatttaatatatcatattaatttatttaattaaaaaaatataaggatacataaaatttaaaatgaaaagtacATCTATTTCCTGTTTTATTAGTatcttgtaattaattttttttttaaataatttactaaattttaaaatatttgtattcattttatttatatttgatatctagaaaaaatttaaagaataaattaagacaaaaaaaagaacagaataatattactttttttctttcattgttttatatatttgtagataaaagtatttaaatgaGAGGATTTtcagataaaaataatttaaattttatattcgatctaaaaatatcttaaatttataaaatttttaataatattgttaaacttatatatatatatatatatatatatatatatatatatatatatatatatatatatatatatacccttaaatttaaaaataaaaaaataaaaaataaccttaccttaattttaaatgaaaatggttaatattttatttcaaaaacacttcaaaaggtttaaaaatttcaaaaacaccATTATACTttcttaaaaagttcaaaataatgttatgtttcaaaattatcctaaacttttaaaagtaatattagaAAGTTTGGAGATAATTTTCGAGATCTTGATAGACTATTATTATCCATAATGataagaattatatatatattataaagttaGATGGTcgtaatactatttttaaaatttcatagacattttttaaatataatattatctgtaagtgtatttttgaaatttttaaaatttttgaatagTATTAatgagatattttaaaactaatattaaaagctcacatatatttttaaattaaatattaaccaTTTCTATCTAAAACTAAGcgtaagaatttttttttagaatttttttaaaaaaattaaaacattattcaacttttataagaattttgagataaatgtatttttgttaatttaacctaataaagaaaccaatatatttttaaatgagcAACTATAGTGATATTATATATAGGCCTattgtcttaaaaaaaattataaagctGGCGGTCTTGAATGAGATGAGGAACAGAAAGATGGCATGGGAGTGTGACATCGGAGGAACAGAAAGGAGAGAATGACATCTCCGCGCGGTAGTCGAAGCTCCGGTGAAGCTCCGGTGAAGCTTCGATGGTTAATAAGCCAAAGTGGGGAAAGGAAGAGAAGCCGAAGATGACATCGGAGTGTTGAGGAAAGACACGCTGATGCCCGCTAGTAAAAGAAGCTCGACCAGCTTGAACATGAggttgtgtgagatcccacattaattgtagaggggaacgattatgagggtgtggaaacatctctctagTTGACACACTTTAGTATCGTAagactgatgacgatatgtaacaagctaaaatagacaatatctactaaaaGAGgatttgagctattacaaatgatatcatagtCAAACATtaagcagtgtgccaacaaagacggTGGGTCttaaggggtagattgtgagacaCCATATTGgctggagagaggaacaataCATTCGTTGTAAAAATGTGAAAACATATCTTTAATAGACGTTTTAAAGTCATGAGATTGATTGCGATACGTAACAAactaaagcgaacaatatttattagcggtGAACTTAAACTGTTACAGATTAATATGATCTTAAAAGGGCATCGAAAAGATTAGAACGTTGGGACCCGTGtttctataatttaacttttgaaTCATGAACGCGTGAGAGATACAAAATTACGTCACAAGTTGAACATGTTGAATATAAAGTAGAACAATACAAATTGTACGTCGATTGTATTTTGTTGTTGGTAGAGCACTATAATATTTGGGGTGtgtttttggatttcaaagCCTCCGAATTGGGCTACATGAAGTTCCAACAGGCCCACTAAGGGTGCTCATGCAGAGGGCCAAAGGCCGaagctttattattattttgtgcaACAGGGCCGCCACGGAATGTCCCGCGCGCATATGCTGTCCTGATGGCAATCAAAGCAAAGCAGATATCCATTTTGAGGTCACACTCGGATCCGCATATGTTCTTAATGGGTTTCTgtaaagattgaattttttatgacTTCCTTGCTGCATTACTTCGTCCAAAGTCAAATTAAGTGAGGTGGGGTTGAAGCAGGCTGTGGGGTAGTGGAGGGTGTCCTTATATGGGATTGATTCAATTGAGTTGTCCTTTAACAGGGAGAGTCCCCCCTCCCCCTCCCCCTCCCCCTCCCTTATGGCTTCACTACCTCTTTCAGATTTGAACATGCTTTCGGTGTTTCCTCTCCGAGGTTACCTATTAAAAAACATTAGTGACTCGAGTCACACAAATAGAGTTCATAATCAAACTTGAAAGAttataaccctattttcgattgtttggttggattgtaatcctattttcaaattgatCCTGTTGATTAgtcaaaaaaatctaacccaggaacccatttcaattttcgatcttgcaaatatttaaataaatccaaatcgaaaaaaaatttaaccgtTTGAATCGTTAGAATTATCGAATTATGTGAACACGTGTAAGTCATATCCATTAACGTGTGAAATGGGGTGGATTGAACAAGTTTAGTAGTAACAATTATTGATATTACATGTCTGTCTATATGTTCTCTCAACTGACATGATAGATGGTGACTCGGACCAAGAATATAACTTAAGATTTATCATTTAAGTTTTTTcctatcattttcatttgtgGTTGGATATTCATGGTCATCCtcatctatttttattatgaataattaatattaatacttttatatttatatacgaATAACAATTTAGTCTTTATAACTTTTAATTCATAACAATTCAAATCTCGACAATCTTTTACAGACATTTTACACAATGATCACTCAAGGACCACATGCATTTATATGTTAAAAGGGACACAATTGTATAATCTAATAAAAGTTCACTTTTCACCTTcacgagatttttttttttgttcgttaaGGTTCAATCATTACAAACTTTAAACTACAAGGACCAAGTtgcaaaatccaaaatttggaGGACTTTAATTCTTACAAATTCTCAAGTATAAGGgccaaaatgtaaaaataattgGGAGTCGATGAAAGGTATGAATGTTGGGGCATGGTAGCAAGAAACTCAGTGACGAACTCTGGAGGATGCACCCAACCAATACAAGTTGTGGTCCAAATGTTGTACATCCAAATATTAAAGGCATACCACTCGAACTAATTGCCTTTATCTTTGTACATTGGTCCACTAAATTAATCACTTAATCATACATTCATATTAACATGGATAGATGTGTGATTCGAATTGTTGTCTCGATTCAAATATCTTCGCTATACGAGTGTTGAAAAGTGAGAAAACATCATTTTGAGGGTTGGAGATAAAAGGAGATAAAAGGAAAGATGGAAAGAGAAAGGGGTAGTGGGAGGTGCAAAGATTGATGGTCCTTCATGCACCACCAATTGGGTTACAAGGCCTGAgaagaaataacaaaatttgtcCGGAAAATGAGGAACATGAATGGGCCAATAATGAGAGCAAGAACCAAACCCACCCTGGGTTTGGTTCCTGATGAGCAGGGGCAGTATAAGGCAACCACAAAACTGACCCCACTTGGTTTGTTTGAGTTGATATtgcattattatattatgtgGGGTATTTGTGGGGTATTTGTGGGGTATTTGTGGGGTGTGGGGTGTTAATAGAATAGCACCCATTTGTTTGCAAAAGCCTGCACTCAGGGTTCGTGGTCCAATGTGCTTCACTAGTGTGGACAAGATCTAGCACCATACATCATGATCtctcaagaacaacaacaacaacaagaagaagaaaccccTCATAGGATTCTTCACCCTATGCCCCACCAATCCAACGCTCCTGATTCAAGCTTCTTCTTTTGGAACTGTGTTTGTGATAGTGAACACTCATCCCTCCCACCACCAATCCCCACATTTCTGGGTTTGAACTCCCAGTAATTCTAAAAGGGCATCATAAAAATCCAGTCTTTTTCAAAGGGTATGAAAAAAATGAGCATGAGCATGAGCATAGCTAAGATTAGGGTGGTACCTTTCCATGTGCACCATTTATAAGCTACCCACCATTCTGCATTATGGAGGAAGCTTTCAAAACCCCATCAACCCCTTCTTTGTCGCCTCCATGTTGCCCACCTCGTTTTTCTCCATCCTCCCACATCCTTTCACGCACaatgctttggacttccctaAAAAGTCTCATACTAATGAAGAGAGTATCAACCTCcatcaaattaaatgattttgaaataaattaagggAGAATcaaccataaataaataaataaaattgataaaaaaatatattaaaaagaagtaaataaaaataa
This genomic window from Cucurbita pepo subsp. pepo cultivar mu-cu-16 chromosome LG01, ASM280686v2, whole genome shotgun sequence contains:
- the LOC111802008 gene encoding 7-deoxyloganetic acid glucosyltransferase-like, with amino-acid sequence MEGESHTQIPHVLIFPLPFQGHINPMLKLAELLSLAGITVTFLNTPHSHRHLTLHSDVLSRFSRFPAFRFLTITDGLPPDHPRTFDYCADFITSFETVTKPILRDFLVSGHFGSDLTCVILDGFFKFLVDADDAEIKIPIFGFRLLSACSVWTYFCVHDLIQDGQLPIRGEEDMDRVLTNVPGMENVLRCRDLPSACRVTDMNDSVLQFNIKQTQRSSEFHSVIFNSFEDLEGPILEKIRTLCPNLYAIGPLHALLKAKLPNETECLNNLWEVDRSCLKWLDNQPAGSVIYVSFGSITVMGREQFMEFWHGLVESGRNFLWVIRPDLVRGKNGDVEIPAELEEGTRKRGYTVGWAPQEEVLAHEAVGGFLTHSGWNSTLESVVAGKPMICWSYISDQLVNSRFVSNVWKLGLDMKDVCDRGTVAKMVNELLVDPKEEFMRSAAEMANLAKRSVSPGGSSYADFDRLVQDIRLLSQ
- the LOC111807610 gene encoding 7-deoxyloganetic acid glucosyltransferase-like, whose translation is MSIAMETQTNPHVLLFPAPAQGHINPMLKLAELLSLAAIPVTFLTTEHSHRQLTLHSDVLLRFSRFPTFQFQTIADGLPDSDPRTFSQHLPDMLSSFISVIKPLFRDMLASSHFTPNLTCLILDGFFSFLVDINDDFVKVPIFCFRSLSACSSWATLSIPNLIQHGQLPIKGEEDMDRIIDKIPGMENLLRCRDLPGFCRAADPNNDPVLQFVVNQSIRSTKFDALILNSFEDLEGPILSKFRTLHSTIYPIGPLHALLKAKLANEETESLNSMREVDQSCLPWLDNQPPGSVIYVSFGSTTVMGDHELMEFWHGLIDSGRRFLWVVRPDLVRGKNGDVEIPAELEEGTRQRGYMVGWAPQEKVLSHEAVGGFLTHSGWNSSLESIVAGKPMICWSNAFDQQVNSRFVSNVWKLGLDMKDLCDRETVAKMVNELMVYRKEEFMRSAAEMANLGKRSVSPGGSSHLNLDRLIQDIRILSRQPKMPN